The nucleotide sequence AAAAATGGTCTTTCCCCAGTCCATCCATTGGGTGGTGGATGATGCTGTCTTCCAGCACACTCCACGCTCAGAGGTGCTCCAACCTTACGCAATCACTGTGTTACACTCAGTATTTACCAAGTGACTCAAGAAAAGTGGGCTGTTTCACAACCAGCCCTGGTCTATTTATAAGCCCCTACTCCATTGCCAAAGGTTCCTTTTATTAGTCAAAGCAACATCCTGCAGACAAGGCTCAGTGGGGCCTTTGCTTTTTGAGGTAAAGCTCAAAGAAGATGatctctccagcctctcgtgACTAGGAGAGCTGTCTCTCTGcaagctgcaaggcagttttgGAGCTGAGATCCCAGCAGTGCTGTCAGCAAGTGAGAGCCCTGGGGCATTTAGTACACCCCAGGGTACCAAGTGGGTTAAGGTGAGTTATCCATCAACTGGGAAAGCAGCTGGGTTTAAAGCGACACAGTAGGGGTACAGTGTGGTGGAGGTGCCTGGCTTACACCCCAGAgccaaagggaaggagaagcgGGACTGCAAGGTGGAGGCAGAGTAGGTCTGCAGCTAAGGAGGGGAGCGGATGGCCCAGAGGAGTCCCATGGCAGGCCAAGGGTTCCTGGCAGCTCTGGAAAGCCAGCAACGCTGTCCCACCAGCCTGGCAGAGATGGGCCAGGCAACTCGGACACCAGGAGAGCATATCAAGAAAGGCCACATTTTTGCATCTAGCTCCTCCCCCACCAACACCCCACAGCTTGGTTTCGGAAACACCAAGATGATTCAGTGTCAAGGGACTTCTGCATGCTTTGTGGGGGCAACGCCTCATGTTTCAGTTGACCGAATTGGCAGGCTTCATCCTCTGCCACATGGGAGCAAACTTGGAGCCCTGCAGAAGAGAGGTGTGGGGCTTACCCAAGGTGTACTTACTTGTTTTGCTTGTGCTTTTGTGCCAAGTCTGCCAGAGATTCGTGCAAAGCACAAGTAGGACAAACGTTACTCTGGAGAAGAATGCGGGTTCCTTGCTTCTGCCATTGCCAGGAGCACCTAGCACTGATCACAGCTGAAGGCAGTAAGTGCTTGGGCAACAGAGATACGCGGGGTACAGTTCTCCAAGGACTGACCCTTCACTTagacaccaaaaaaacaaacacacagttCAGCTATGCTCAGGAACAACATGACTGTTTATGCCTGCGTGTGATAACATTAAGTATtagtaaaaacaaagcaactgaCCTGCTTATCGCCAGCTCTGTGTGATGTCTGGCCATGCTGCTAGGCGGAGAACCAGGACACTGATCAGGGGGGAAAATGGGGTGATTTCTGGGTCCAGGCCCATGCTCTCAAAAGAGCCTGCATCCTCTGGTTTATGATTTCCCTGCACAAACTTGCTGGGtggctggggaaaagaaaaaaaaaacccaaaccattagGCTGGATTGCAGCTACTGTCCCctcacacaaaggaaaaatagcggttttttaattaatgtatttaaattaacCCCCCCAACATGCCCATTGCTGTGACATCACTCCCAAGTGACGCCCAGGCCTAAATACGGCCGTAAACAGGAATCGTCCCCACGGGAGTCACACTGGCTATAAATACAGCAGGAGGggagtgctgagcagaggacaGGCTGCAGTTTCCTGCCAGCTAAGGATGGTGAGACAGCTCAGCTGGGTGCTGTTAGCGTGCGGCTGCCacagtggggaaactgaggcaggagtTTCTGGGGGGCAAGGGCTCCCAGCTGAGCTCCCCAGCCTGCCTTTAGGAAGGGAGTtgtgccctgctgcagccagtggccactggggaggggggagctggTGGGGACGGGGATGGCAAATCTGGGACTCAGCAAGTGTGGCCCCACTGGCCGCTCCCAGCTTGGGCAATGATGACAGCGACTCTCCACAGTGCCTGGTCCCATAGCCCTGCCCCAGGAGGAGATGGCCACCGAGAAGCCAGTGACTCCCactgaggagcagctggagaTCCTGGAGTACAACTTCTGCAAGGTGAACAAGCATCCTGACCCCACCACGCTGTGCCTCATCGCAGCTGAGACCGGACTCTCTGAGGAGCAAACCCTGGTGAGTGTGCACCCCTCacgcctgccctgctccccttGCATGCTTTTGTGCCCCACACATTCCCCCCGcatctgctgcctgccctgcccccgGCGCTCTGTCATACTCCCTTTTGTCCACCCACATGCTTCCTActgcaccccctgcacccctctgTATCCCATATACTCCCTACTTACACTCTCTGCACCACTCTGCACCCCACACTGCATCCACAAGTCTCCTCTGGACCTCTGCAAACCCCAGTGCACCCCCAACCCCACACTGCACCCACAGAGCTCTACTGTACCACCACACCTCCCTATGCCCCACATTCTCCCTGCAACCCACAAGTTCCTGCCCCTGCATCCCCAAAGTCCCTTCCCCTGTAATAGCACCCCATTCTTCCCACAGCCATGGCCTCCTCCATAGCAGCCTTGTGCCCCACTGGGATCCTTGTCCCCCCCTGCCTGGgatccccagccccagcctgcactTGGAGACCAGGCTAGTGCTTCCCGCAGCCAGAACAAGGACATATGCTGAGGGCTGTTGGCTGCGGAGCCCTGAATATACAACCCATGCATGTTGTCCTTTCCTTCCAACCAATTTCTGACAGTCTTGGGTGCCCAAACCACTGCTGGCTTTATGGTCTGAAGAAACTGCACCAATTTTAAAACAGGTACAGGAGAGGTGCAACTCCTGCAGATGTGCTGTGGGTCATGCTCAGGCTGTGCACGCTCCTCCTCACTGCAATTAGCTAGTTTAGCGTCCCCAAGCAAGTCTGTTAGCCTCTCCAGGAGACATAGAGGCCTCTAAATGTCCCTCCACAGGGACAGAATGCCACTCTCTGGGACTTCCGCTGAGCCCTGTGCTCCATCTGGCTACCTGCAGCCTACCCTGGGCTTCAGCAACAAATGGCTCCTTCCCAATTCCTTCAGGTTGCAGTGCAGCTATTTTTGATGCAGATCTTTCATAAGCTACTAGACCCATAGCAGCACTGACAGGTATAGAAAAGAAATCCAACCCACTGAGAAGTTAGCAGTATTTTGCAAAGAACTGCTAAACCTGGTTTTCCCTGAGCAAAGCCAAAGGGATATGAAAGCTGAGCAGGCAATGCCAGCATTTAGCCTGTCCCAGGGAAGAATGCTGGTATAACATCCCTTGCACTCATAGTCCTTGGCTGGAGTGGAAAAGGAGACCCTTCCTCTACTGCGCTTTGGTGGCAGGCAGGTACCACTGATAtcccacagaaaattaaattttccacTAATAAATAACAATGGACCATGTGAGCTTTGCAGAACAGAATTTGGAAGTCAGAGGAGGGaactgagagataggga is from Phalacrocorax carbo chromosome 4, bPhaCar2.1, whole genome shotgun sequence and encodes:
- the HOPX gene encoding homeodomain-only protein, encoding MATEKPVTPTEEQLEILEYNFCKVNKHPDPTTLCLIAAETGLSEEQTLKWFKQRLAEWRKSEGLPSESGSVRD